One Myxococcota bacterium genomic window, TGCCGGCGTTCACCGTGAAGATGTTTCGGCGGACCCTGTCGCGCCTGGCCGATCCCGCCGTGAAAGCCTCGATCCAGGAAGAGGCGGTCACTCAGGTTCTGACCCAGGCTTCGGACGACTACGCCGAGTTCAAGGCGGCGCGCAGCGAAGAGCGCGAACCGCGCTATCGCCGCCGCTAGCGCGACTGCACGTTCGCTGCCTCAGGGCCGGGGCGCGTAGCGGCGCGGCCCACGCTGCTGCACGAGCACCGGTTGGATCTGATCGATCCAGTCGCAGAGCAGTGCGCGCGTTTCGCGCGGATCGATCAGATCGTGCACGCCAAACTCCTCGGCGCGCGGCAGCATCGACTGGGCGTCGGCATACTCGGCCTCGAGCCGGCTGCGTAGGGCTTCGGGATCGTCCGAGGCCGCAATCTCGCGTCCATGGGCCAGCGCGACGCCGCTCTCGACGGGCATCGAACCGCTCTGGGCCGACGGCCAGGCCACGACGGTTCCGCCCGGCCCGAGGTGCAGCCCGGCGGCTACGCCAAAGCTCTTGCGCACGACGATCGTCAGCCAGGGCACGATCGTCTGGTTCACGGCGAACATCGTCTCCATGCCGTAGCGAATCGTGGCGGCGCGTTCGGCTTCGGTGCCGATCATGAAGCCCGGCTCATCCATGAAGGACACGATCGGCAGGTGGAAGGAGTCGCAGAGCTCGACGAAGCGCCGCAGCTTCTGCGCGCCCTCGGCCGTCATGCTGCCGCCGTGCACCACGGGGTCGTTCGCCATGACGCCCACCGGATGGCCGGCCACCCGCGCGAGGCCCGTGATCTGGGAGCGCCCGTAGCCGGGAGACAACTCGAAGAAGGAGTCGCGGTCGACGACCGCCTGGAAGACGCGCCGCATCTTGTAGGCGCGCCGGCTCTCGCGGGGCACCCAGGTCAGCAGCTTCTCTTCGGCGCGATCGCGGGGGTCGTCGCAGGGGCGCACCGGCGGACCTTCCCAGACGTTCGACGGCAGATAGGAGAGGAAGGCCCGGATCTGGCGCCAAACGTCGGCTTCGTCGACGGCGACGTTGTCGACGACACCGTTGCGCCCCTGGACCTTCGCGCTGCCCAGGTCTTCCTTGGTGGCGTCCTCCCCGATCGCCTGGGCCACCAGCGCCGGACCGCCGACGAGCACCTGCGAGGTGTCCTTCGTCATCACCGAGAAGTGCGACGCGACCAGGCGCCCGGCGGGATAGCCGGCAACCGGGCCCAGCGCCGCGGCGACGAGCGGAACGCTGGCGCGCGCTTCCAGGAGCGCGAGATTCGAGGTGGCGCCGGCGACGAAGTCGTAACCCGAGCGGCCCTTCGTGCCGGTCACGCCGGACACCGAAGCCCCTCCCGCCTCGAGCAGGCGCACGCTCGGGATCCGCAGCTTCGTGGCGAGCCGGTCGGCGTACTCGGCCTTCTGCATGCCGGCGGGCGAGTACGCGCCCCCGCGCAGGGTGAAGTCGTCGCCGCAGACGACCACGGGGCGGTCCTCGATGCGCGCGTGTCCCATCACGGCGTTGGTGGGTGTGAAGCGGACCAGCCGGCCGTCGTCGTCGGTTTCCGAGATCCCCGCGATCCCGCCCTGTTCGCGAAAGCTGTCGGCGTCGACCAGCGCGTCGATCCGCTCGCGGACGGTCAATCGCCCGCGTGCGTGCTGCTTCTCGGTCGCTTCGGCGCCGCCCCCTTCCAGGGCGGCCGCTCGGCGCCGTTCCAGTTCCTCGACTTCGGGCTCCCAACTCATGGCCGCGCATGGTAACGCCTTGCCCGGGACGGGGGCGGCGGGCACCCTCCCGCGCCATGAAGCCCCTCGACGGCATTCGGGTGCTCGACGTGAGTCGGGTCGTGTCGGGTCCCCTCTGCGCGTGGCTGCTGGGCGCCCTCGGCGCCGAGGTGGTCCGTGTCGAAGCGCCGGGGGGCGACGTCACCTGGCTCTCGCCTCCCTTCGTCGGGCCCGACGGGGTCCACGACGGCCGCCGCGGCGAACGCGACCTCGCGCTCTCCCCGCTGCGACGCGGACGCGGCAAGCGCAGCATCGTGCTCGATCTCAAGCACCCGGAAGGGAAGCGCGTCTTTACCGCATTGCTCGCGAAGAGCGACGTGTTGGTCGAGAACTTCGTGCCGGGAGCACTCGCGAACCTGGGCTTCGACGACGCGATGCTTCGCGAGCGCTTTCCGCGCCTCGTCCACTGCAGCATCACCGGCTACGGGCCCGACGGACCCCTCGCAGGGCGCTCGAGCCTCGACCTGATCGTGCAAGCCGTTTCGGGTCTGATGGCGAAGACCGGTTTCGCCGACGGAGAGCCCACGAAGGTCGGCGCCACTGTCGGCGATCAGCTGCCCGCGATCTACGCCGCCCTCGGCGTGGTGGCCGCCTTGCGTCAGCGCGATCGGGACGGCCAGGGGCAGAAGGTCGACATCGCGATGCTCGACACGCTGGTCAGCCTGCTCTGGGACGAGCCCCTCGACCACTACGCGGCGCGAGGCGTGCCCGAGCGCTACGGCAACAGCGATCCGCGCGGTGCGCCCTTCGGACTGTTCGCCACCCGGGATGGCTGGGTTGCGCTGGTGGTCACGTCCCAGGCGCAGTGGGAACAGATGGCGACGCTCTTCGGACGACCCGAACTCGGGCCGCGCTATCCGGACCTCCGCGCGCGGGTGGCCGCGCGCGACGCGGTCCACGCCGTGGTGTCGGACTGGTGCGCGACCCAGACCACCGACGCGGCCGTCACCGCCCTGCACGCCGCCGGCGTGCCGGTGGGCCCCTTGCAGAGCGCCTACGCGGCGACCGCGGATCCGCAGGTCGCGCATCGGGGCGCACTGGTGCCCCTGCATCACCCCGACGCCGAAGCGGATGCCGCGAGTGGGTTCCACGGTCCCGCCTTCCCGGTGCGCCTGTCACGCACCGATACCGACACGACACCGGCTGAACCGCTCGGCGCCAGCACCGACGACGTGCTGCGCGACCTGTTGGAGCTGGACGCCGACGCGATCGCGGCGCTGCGCGACGCGGGCGTACTCGGCTAGGTCAGCGACCGGGCAGCAGCGGCGCCCAGCCCACCCACTGTTGGCGACCGTTCCCGAACGGCGGGCTGCCCCCGTTCCGCGGCTGGCGCACGTGGTAGTTGGTGACCGCCGCAGGTCGGCCCACGCGCCGACCGTGGAAGATCGCGTAGCTCTGCACACCCTCGGGGCCGCGCACGACGCTCGTCACGATGCCCACGTGGGAGACGACCGCCGCCGCTTCCTGCGGCGAGAGCCCGGTGTAGCGCTGGTGCCGCGATCCGTAGAAGACGATGGATCCCGGCCGCAGCGCCTCGGCGTTTCGCAGCTCGGCTCCGCTGTCGACCACCGTGAAGAGACCGCGTGATGCGTAGAACGCCGCGATCCCGTCGGACGAACGCCAGCGCGACGGGTCGGGGAAGGCGCCCGCGGCTTCGGGGCAGTACTCGGCCTCGAAGCGGCGCAACACCTGGTGGAGCATTCCCGAGCAGTCCTGCATGCGCGAGCGGTCGTAGGCGAGACGCTGGGCCTCGAAGTCGGCGCTGATCGCGTTCACGGGCGCGGTCACATCGATCCAACGACCGCCACAGAACGCGGCGTGCCCCGACCCAGCGGGTGTGAGCGCTGCCAGCGAAGAACCGCCGGGCGCCACCGTCGTCGGCGCGGGGGTGCTGCGGGTGCTCGGCGCCGGACTCGCGCAGGCCAGCCCCAGGAGCCCGGCGGCGGATGCGATGGCGAGTGTGCTTCGCGGCATGCAGGTCCTCCTCGTGCGCTGGCTAGGGCGGCGTCGGCGGGATGGGGTCGGGAGCTTCACCGGGCAAGCCTTCCCGGATTGCCCGCGAGAAGTCGGCGTCGTCGGGCAGCGCCTGGGCCCTGGCGGTGATGGCGCTCCGCTCTCGGAGCGTTTCGAAGGGCAACCCGGTGTGGATCAAGCCGCGCTCGTAACCGAGTTCGTCGAGGTGCCCGTTCAACAGGATCCGCCAGTTCCACGGATCCCCAGGCGTGACGGCACGTACGTGGTCCCAACTCGCCGTGGTGCAGTTGCGCGTGGCCGCATTGTACCAGCGCGGCGCGTCGGCGAGCTCGTTCAACTCGGTCAGGTACTCGAGCAGGAGCCCCTTCGCGGTTTCGTGTTCGATCTTCAGCGGGTAGAGGTACACGTCCTCGCCGCGACCGTGGGTGCGCAGACGCACGAGATCGCGTTCGTCGGCAGCGACGTAGTGCAGTTCGAAGCGGCGGAAGAAGCTCTCGATCGCCGAGTACTCCTCGTGCGCCTGTTTGCGCACCTCGATCGAGATGGCGAGGGGCGGCGCGTTCTCGAAACGCCAGCTCGCGATCATGTGCGCGATCCAACGCGGACCCCAGTAGGAGAGGAAGAGGTCCATGCCCTGGAGCTGGGACCAGCGGTAGTGGCGGGTCTCCCAACGCTCGTCGAAGTCCTCGGGCGTGCGGTACTCGAAACAGCGCACGTTCTCGACGGTGATCTCGTCGCCCTGCAGGCGCGCGCGGGGTGTGCGCGAGAGAGGCGCCTCCCAGTTGCGGTCGCTGCGCGGACGCAGAGTCGTCCACCAGAAATAGACGCCGCCGCTGAGCAGCGCGGCGCCGGCCACGCCGTAGATCAGCGGCCGCACCCAGAGGAGCAGCGCGAGGGCGGTCGCCGCGTAGACGAGGGCCATCAAGCGCCCGGGGAGGCGAGAGGAAGGGCCGTCGATCCACAAGGCGGCGCTCGCCCAGGCGATCAAACCGAGCAGCAAGGGCACGGCGACGAGGAACCCGATTCCCACGCCGAGGACACCAGCACATCCGATCGCCGGGCGCACCCGAGGCCAGCCCCGCAGCTTCCGAGAATCGGTCTATGCTCGGGGGGAAGTGCGGCGCTTTCCCCTCCTGCTCGCGGCCCTGCTCGGTCTGGTCCTCCCCGTGGCGTGCGCCACGGAGAGCGCGCCGGCGCCGCCCATCGAGACGCCGATCCTCGACGTCGAGCTGCCCGAGCCGTGGATCGACTTCCCGGCCGCCCCGGGTGGCACCTACGCGCCCGGGACGCCCGCGCGGCCAGGTCTCTGGCGCGCCGAAGGAGACCGCGGCTCCTTCTTCCTGTTCGGATCGATCCACTTCGGCAACGAGGACCTCGCCTTCGGCCCGCTCGTCGAAGAGGCCTATGCGCGTTCGGACGAGGTCGTGATGGAGATCGATCTCTCGAAGGTGGATCCGGAGCAGACCCTGCTGTTGGCGGAGCAGTACGGAACCCTCGAACCGCCGGCGACGCTGGAGAGCGTGCTCACGCCCGAGACCTGGGCGCTCGTCGAGGCGCGCTTCGCCGAGGCGGGCCAGCCCGTCGAAGCGGTCCAGGGCATGCAGCCCTGGTGGCTCGGCTTCGCGTTGGTCCAGGGTGCCTACCTTTCAGCCGGCCTGATCCCGGAGCAGGGCATCGACCGCCAGATCGACGACCGGGCTCGGGGGGGCGCGGGCCCCGACGCGGCCTCGGATCCGAAGCCGGTAATCGGGCTCGAGACCCTCGAATCCCAGCTGCAGACCCTCGCCGACCTGCCGATCCCGGTCCAGGATCGACTGCTGCGCGATGCGCTCGACCCGGACCCGGATCGTGCGGCGGACCCGGCCCAGCTGGTGCGTTCCTGGCAGAGCGGGGACACCGACGCACTGACCGATCTGCTCGACCCGCAAGATCCGGAACTCGCCACCTTCTACGAGCACGTCATCTACAAGCGCAACGAACAGATGGCGCGTCGACTCGAAGACCTGGCCCAGGACGGCAAGCTGCGGTTCGTCGTGGTCGGGCTGCTCCACCTGGTTGGGGAGCGCGGGATCCCGGCGCTGCTCTCGGGCCGAGGCTACGCGGTCTCGCGGATCGAGTAGCGCGGGGCACCGAGTGCGCCCGGTGCATTGAGTCCGCCCGCCGAGCCTCCTAGGCTTCGGGTTCGATGTCGAAGCACGTGGGCATTCTCACCAGCGGCGGCGATTGCCCGGGTCTCAACGCCGCGATCCGTGGCTTCGGCAAAGCGGCGATCCAACAGCACGGGATGGAAGTGTTGGGCTTCCTCGACGGCTTCCGCGGCCTCGTGCGCGATCGCACCCTGAAGCTCGACCTCACCTCGCTGTCGGGCATCCTGACCGACGGCGGCACGATCCTCGGCACCAGCCGCGACAAGCCCCACAAGATGGCCGTGGGCGAACGCGTGCTCGACATGACCGATGCGGTCGTCGAGACCTACCGCCGCCACCGCCTCGACTGCCTGGTCTGCCTCGGCGGCGGTGGCACCCAGAAGAACGCCCTGCGCCTGGCAAAGGCCGGACTCAACGTCGTGACGTTGCCGAAGACGATCGACAACGACGTGTCGGGCACCGACATCACCTTCGGCTTCGACACCGCGCGCCAGATCGCCACCGAGGCCATCGATCGCCTCCACTCCACGGCGACCAGCCACAACCGCATCATCGTCGTCGAGATCATGGGACACCGCGCGGGCTGGCTGACCCTCGGCGCCGGCGTCGCGGGCGGCGCCGACGTAATCCTGATCCCCGAGATTCCCTACGACATCGACGCCGTCGCCGACGCCATCAGCGCGCGCAGCCGCACGGGGAAACACTTCAGCATCGTGGCGGTGGCCGAGGGAGCGATGAGCCGGGTGCAGCAGGAACAGGTGCAGTCCCTGCTCGAGCAGCGTGAGTCTGCGCGCACGAAGGAAGAACGGCGCGCCTTCTCGGCCCAGCTCGACGAGTTCCACGACCGCCACACCGACCATACCCTCGAACTCACCGAGGCCCTGGAGGCGCGCACCGGCCAGGAGTCGCGCTTGACGATCCTCGGCCACCTGGTGCGCGGCGGAACCCCGTCGGCCTACGACCGGCTGCTGTCGACCCGGCTCGGCACCGCCGCCGCAGACCTCGTCGCGCGTGGAGAGGCCGGCGTGATGACCGCCGTGCGCGGCGAGGAGACCGTCGCGGTACCCCTGTCCGAAGTAGCCGGCAAGAAGAAGCTGGTGCCGGTCGACCACCCGTGGCTCGAAGCCGCGCGGCGCGTCGACACGTGCTTCGGGGAATGAGCGTGCAGAGGGAGGTCACCCGTGTCGGCTCCTGACGTCACGTTCCGCGATGCCGGGCTGCAGCCGCGCGTCCTGCGCGCCTGGAACCGCGTCGGCGCTCGGCTGCGTCGCATGGGTTGGGATCTGCCCCGGCTCACGCCCGAGTCGATCGTGGGCGCGGCGCGCAGCCAGGCCCGCCTCGACGACTTCGGCGACGACGGCTGGCGCGAGCCCCTCGACGTCCTCTGCGACTCGATCGAGCGCGAAGCCCAGCTCAGCAGCTTCGGACGCATCGCGCTTCGGGGACTCCTCGTCGGCAGCCTGGCCTCGCGGCTGCGCCTGATCGACTGGGCGAAGCATCACCCCGAAGTGCGCGAGGAGCGCATCGAACGTCCCTGGGTCGTCGTCGGGCTCCCGCGAACGGGGACGACCCTGCTCTCGCTCCTGCTCGGACTGGACCCGGAGATGCGTCCGCTCCTGCAGTGGGAAGCGTCGGAGCCGGTGCCGCCGCCGGACCTGGCCACCCACGCGGAAGACCCGCGGATCGCAGAATCCGCGAAGCGCTTCGGCCAGCTCGAGAACCTCAACCCGGCCGTGCGCGCCATGCATCCCTTCGGTGCCACGCTCGCCACCGAGTGCGTGACGCTCTTCAATTTCGAGCTGCGCTCCCTCGCGCTCGAAACCCAGGCCCACATGCCGTCCTACGGGCGTTGGTTGGAAGGGGCGTCGATGGCGGGCGCCTACGACCTCCACAAGCTGGCGCTCCAGGTGTTGCAGTCGCGCTATCCGACGGGGGCCTGGTCGCTGAAGACGCCCCAGCACCTCTGGCATCTCGAAGACCTGCGACGCACCTACCCCGACGCCCGTATCGTCTGGACCCACCGCGACCCGTTGAAGGTCGTCCCGTCGGTCGCGAGCTTGAACACCGCGCTGCAACGCGCGAACTCGGACCACACGGATCCGCTCGCCGTCGGTCGCGAGTGGGATCGCAAGCTCCACCTCGCGGTCTCGCGCGGGATGGCCTTCGATGCCGCCCAGACCGAACGCGACTGGTGTCAGCACCTCCAGTACGCCGACTTCGTCGCGAACCCGGTGGAGTCGGTCGACCGGCTCTACACCGCCTTCGGCACGCAGGTGAGCCCGCTCCACCGAAGACGCATGGAGGCGTGGATGCGCGAGCGACCGCAGGACGTGCACGGACGCCACCGCTACGACGGCCGCGACTTCGGTCTCGACCGCGACGGGCTGCGCGAACGCTACGCCGCCTACCAGGAGCGCTTCGCGATCCCCGAGGAGCGCGAGAGCCGCGTGCGCTAGCGCGCCGGGTGACGCGCGCGTCGCCAGCCGAACGCCAGCAACCCCAGACCCACGAGCGCCGCGGTGCCCGGCTCGGGAATCACCTCGACCGACACCGACTGGGGCGAGTGCTTCCCCGGGATCGGGAACGCGAAGACCCCACCGTCCTCGAACCAGAACACACGCGGGTCCGCGTTTCCGAGGAGCAGGGTCAGCGCCACGCAGCTCGCGACCGGCGGTCCGGTCCAATAGGTGCAGTCGGTCTCGACCGAAGAGCCCGGATCGCTCGGGCCGCGGTCGAAGGCTTCGAAGAGGATCGAGGCGTTCGGCCCCGCGTTCGGGTCGACCCCGATGCGTCCGGCCCCAGTGGCTGCGTCGTAGAGCAGGAAGAGGGCGTCGGCGCTGGCGGTGACGTAGTCGATGTGGGGTCCGGTGGGGCTCGTGCCGACCTGCAGGGTCGGGCTGGGAATCGCATAGGCCTGCTCGCCGGCCGCCGCGAGATCGACGTCGACGTCGAAACTCGTCCAGGCGCCGAGGGCCTGCCCCGACGCGGCGTCGATCAGGGCGTCGCTGGTCGACCACTGGACCCGCACGGGCGTCGCGGCTGCGGGCAGGGCGAGCAGCGCTCCGGCGAGCGCCCACGGGAACGCGAATCGGAAAATGCGCGGCATCGGACCTCCGGCCCTTCCCAGCCGGGCCATCCTACACCGCGCCGGACCCTGCGCGCAGAGCCGCAGTCAGTTCCCCGACTCCCTGATCCCGGACTCCCCGATTCCCCGCTGCCCCGGCGGAGGCTGGCTAGGCGACCTCGGCCGCGAGCAGCCGCCCGAGCTTGCGGAGCTGGGGCGTCCCGCCGCCGAGGGTGAGCTCGATCTGACGGGCCCACAGGAAATAGCGGTGCAGCGGGTACTCGCGGTCGACCCCGACTCCACCGTGGAGGTGGGCCGCCGCGTGGACGACCCGCTTCGCCCCCTCGGCGCACCAGAACTTCGCCACCGCCACCTGCTTCGCGGCGTCGAGACCCGCCGAGATCCGCCAGGCCGCCTGCCAGGTGGTCAGCCGGATCCCCTCGGTGTCGATGTAGGCGTCGGCGGCACGGTGTCCCACCGCTTGGAACATCGCGATGGGCTGGTCGAACTGCTTGCGGGTCTTCACGTAGTCCGAGGTGAGTTCGAGCGAGGCCTGACAGAGTCCGAGCGACTGGAGACAGAGCGCCGCCGTGGCCCGCTCTTCGAGCCAGGCGATCACGTCGTCGCCGGCACCGATGCCGCCGAGCACGGCGTCCTCACCAACGCGCACGCCCGCGAGGGTGAGCACCGACTCGGGCGAACCGGTGGTGGTGTCGAGCGGGTCGAGCGAAACGCCCGCGGCCTGGGTCTCCACCAGGAACACGGTCGTACGACCGTCGACCTCGGCGGGAACCAGCACGAGGTCGGCGATCGCGGCCGCCGGGACGCACAGCTTCTTCCCGTTCAGCGTGAATCCGTCGCCCTGACGCGCCGCCGTGGTCGGCGCATCGGCCACGAGCGCCGCGGTCAGCTTCACCTGGCCCTGGGCCAGCTTCGGCAGCCAGGCCTGGCACTGGGTGTCGGTGCCGAACTGGGCCAGCGGCAGGGCGCCGAGCACCACCGTCTCGTAGAACGGAATGGGCGCGGTGAAGCGCCCCATCTGCTCGAGGATCGCGGACAGCTCCAGGAAGCCGAGCCCCGCGCCGCCATGGGCCTCGGGAACGGCAATGCCCAGCAGCCCGGCCTCGGCGACGGCGTCCCAGAGCTTCGCGTCGAAGCGCGGGCCATCGCTGTGCTCGACTTCGCGCTGCCGCTCGTTCGTCGACTGGTCCTGCAGGATCTGACGGGCGAGTTCGCCGATCGCCTGCTGTTCTTCGGAAAGAGAGAAGTCCATGGGGATCTCCGGCCGCGCGCTAGTGGCGGGGAATGCGCGGCAGACCGAGCCCGAACAGGCCGATCAGGTCGCGCTGGATCTCGTTGGTGCCGCCGCCGAAGGTGAGGATCAGGAGGCCGCGGTAGAGGGTTTCGAGCTGACCGAGGGCGGGTGCTTCGGGGCAGCCGCGCCGGAGGTAGCCGCGCTGACCGGTGATCTCCATCAGGAGACGCAGGCTCTCGAGGTACCACTCGGTGCCGAACACCTTCGTGGTCGAGGCGTCCGCGGGGGACAACGTGTCCAGCGATGCCGTCCACGCCACCTTCCAGTTGATCAGGCGCAGGAACTCGAGCCCCGCGTAGACGCGGGCGAGGTTGATCTGCACCCACTCCTGGTCGATCACCTTGCCGCCCTCGGCGAGCTCGGCCTGGCTGGCCCAGGCGCGAGTCTCCTCGAAGGCGCGCTCGAGAATGCCGGACGAGCAGATCGTGACGCGCTCGTGGTTCAGCTGACCCGTGATCAGCTTCCAGCCCTTGTTCTCGCCGGCGATGATGTTCTTCGCGGGGACGCGCACATCGTCGAAGAACACGGCGTTGATGTCGTGGTCTCCGATCAGGTCGAGCGGGTCGATGCGGATGCCCGGCGTGTTCTTCATGTCGACGATGATGATCGACAGGCCCGCATGCTTCGCCGCGTCCGGGTCGGTGCGCACCGCGAGCCAGCAGTAGTCGGCGTCACCGGCGAGACTGGTCCAAAGCTTCTGCCCGTTGATCACGTACTCGTCGCCGTCGCGCTCGGCACGCGTGGTCAGCGCAGCCAGGTCCGTGCCCGCGCCGGGCTCGCTGTAGCCGATGCAGAAGCTGATCTCGCCCGCGAGGATCTTCGGGAGATAGAAGTCCTTCTGCTCCTCGGTGCCGTGGGCTGCGATCGTCGGTCCGACCGTGTTGATCGTCAGCATCGGTACCGGAGCGGTGCAGCGCATCGACTCGTCGAAGAAGATGAACTGCTCGATCTGGGAGCGTCCCTGTCCGCCGTACTCCTTCGGCCAGCCGATCCCGAGCCAACCGTCCTTGGCCATCTCACGGACGACCTCTCGGTGCACGGGGCCACAACCATGCTCCTTGTGGAGCTGGTCGCGGATCTCGGGCGTGAGGAGCTTCTCGTAGTACGCACGGAGCTCCTTGCGGAGCGCTTCTTGTTCTTCGGTGTATCCGATGTACATGGGCACCTCGGGCCGTAGCGGCCGGCGATTGAAACGTGTTCTATTCTGGCCCGTCCGCCGGGATTCGTCGAGAAAAAGCCGCGCCCCGCGGTATCGGGCCATGTCGGAAACCTATCCGCCGAAGCACCACCTGCTGCGCGATCTCGACCTGCGATTCGTTCGCAGCGACGCGACCTTTCGCGTCTTCGCTGCGGGCGACGCGGCACTCCACAACCGGGCCGGCTCGCTCAGCGCGAGTGCCCTGGGGACCGTCGTGGACATCCTCGGCGGCAACCTGTCGCTGCGCACGGTGGCCCCGGACTGGTGCCTGACCTCTTCGCTCGGGGTGCATCTGTTGCGCCCGCTGACCGGCGACTATCAGGTGGAGGGCGTTGCGCTGCGCGCCGGCAAGACCAGTGTCGTCGCCGAGATCCGCGCCAACGAGAGC contains:
- a CDS encoding carboxyl transferase domain-containing protein translates to MSWEPEVEELERRRAAALEGGGAEATEKQHARGRLTVRERIDALVDADSFREQGGIAGISETDDDGRLVRFTPTNAVMGHARIEDRPVVVCGDDFTLRGGAYSPAGMQKAEYADRLATKLRIPSVRLLEAGGASVSGVTGTKGRSGYDFVAGATSNLALLEARASVPLVAAALGPVAGYPAGRLVASHFSVMTKDTSQVLVGGPALVAQAIGEDATKEDLGSAKVQGRNGVVDNVAVDEADVWRQIRAFLSYLPSNVWEGPPVRPCDDPRDRAEEKLLTWVPRESRRAYKMRRVFQAVVDRDSFFELSPGYGRSQITGLARVAGHPVGVMANDPVVHGGSMTAEGAQKLRRFVELCDSFHLPIVSFMDEPGFMIGTEAERAATIRYGMETMFAVNQTIVPWLTIVVRKSFGVAAGLHLGPGGTVVAWPSAQSGSMPVESGVALAHGREIAASDDPEALRSRLEAEYADAQSMLPRAEEFGVHDLIDPRETRALLCDWIDQIQPVLVQQRGPRRYAPRP
- a CDS encoding CoA transferase, whose protein sequence is MKPLDGIRVLDVSRVVSGPLCAWLLGALGAEVVRVEAPGGDVTWLSPPFVGPDGVHDGRRGERDLALSPLRRGRGKRSIVLDLKHPEGKRVFTALLAKSDVLVENFVPGALANLGFDDAMLRERFPRLVHCSITGYGPDGPLAGRSSLDLIVQAVSGLMAKTGFADGEPTKVGATVGDQLPAIYAALGVVAALRQRDRDGQGQKVDIAMLDTLVSLLWDEPLDHYAARGVPERYGNSDPRGAPFGLFATRDGWVALVVTSQAQWEQMATLFGRPELGPRYPDLRARVAARDAVHAVVSDWCATQTTDAAVTALHAAGVPVGPLQSAYAATADPQVAHRGALVPLHHPDAEADAASGFHGPAFPVRLSRTDTDTTPAEPLGASTDDVLRDLLELDADAIAALRDAGVLG
- a CDS encoding DUF4105 domain-containing protein; amino-acid sequence: MGIGFLVAVPLLLGLIAWASAALWIDGPSSRLPGRLMALVYAATALALLLWVRPLIYGVAGAALLSGGVYFWWTTLRPRSDRNWEAPLSRTPRARLQGDEITVENVRCFEYRTPEDFDERWETRHYRWSQLQGMDLFLSYWGPRWIAHMIASWRFENAPPLAISIEVRKQAHEEYSAIESFFRRFELHYVAADERDLVRLRTHGRGEDVYLYPLKIEHETAKGLLLEYLTELNELADAPRWYNAATRNCTTASWDHVRAVTPGDPWNWRILLNGHLDELGYERGLIHTGLPFETLRERSAITARAQALPDDADFSRAIREGLPGEAPDPIPPTPP
- a CDS encoding TraB/GumN family protein, which produces MRRFPLLLAALLGLVLPVACATESAPAPPIETPILDVELPEPWIDFPAAPGGTYAPGTPARPGLWRAEGDRGSFFLFGSIHFGNEDLAFGPLVEEAYARSDEVVMEIDLSKVDPEQTLLLAEQYGTLEPPATLESVLTPETWALVEARFAEAGQPVEAVQGMQPWWLGFALVQGAYLSAGLIPEQGIDRQIDDRARGGAGPDAASDPKPVIGLETLESQLQTLADLPIPVQDRLLRDALDPDPDRAADPAQLVRSWQSGDTDALTDLLDPQDPELATFYEHVIYKRNEQMARRLEDLAQDGKLRFVVVGLLHLVGERGIPALLSGRGYAVSRIE
- a CDS encoding ATP-dependent 6-phosphofructokinase, with the protein product MSKHVGILTSGGDCPGLNAAIRGFGKAAIQQHGMEVLGFLDGFRGLVRDRTLKLDLTSLSGILTDGGTILGTSRDKPHKMAVGERVLDMTDAVVETYRRHRLDCLVCLGGGGTQKNALRLAKAGLNVVTLPKTIDNDVSGTDITFGFDTARQIATEAIDRLHSTATSHNRIIVVEIMGHRAGWLTLGAGVAGGADVILIPEIPYDIDAVADAISARSRTGKHFSIVAVAEGAMSRVQQEQVQSLLEQRESARTKEERRAFSAQLDEFHDRHTDHTLELTEALEARTGQESRLTILGHLVRGGTPSAYDRLLSTRLGTAAADLVARGEAGVMTAVRGEETVAVPLSEVAGKKKLVPVDHPWLEAARRVDTCFGE
- a CDS encoding sulfotransferase — its product is MSAPDVTFRDAGLQPRVLRAWNRVGARLRRMGWDLPRLTPESIVGAARSQARLDDFGDDGWREPLDVLCDSIEREAQLSSFGRIALRGLLVGSLASRLRLIDWAKHHPEVREERIERPWVVVGLPRTGTTLLSLLLGLDPEMRPLLQWEASEPVPPPDLATHAEDPRIAESAKRFGQLENLNPAVRAMHPFGATLATECVTLFNFELRSLALETQAHMPSYGRWLEGASMAGAYDLHKLALQVLQSRYPTGAWSLKTPQHLWHLEDLRRTYPDARIVWTHRDPLKVVPSVASLNTALQRANSDHTDPLAVGREWDRKLHLAVSRGMAFDAAQTERDWCQHLQYADFVANPVESVDRLYTAFGTQVSPLHRRRMEAWMRERPQDVHGRHRYDGRDFGLDRDGLRERYAAYQERFAIPEERESRVR
- a CDS encoding PEP-CTERM sorting domain-containing protein, which produces MPRIFRFAFPWALAGALLALPAAATPVRVQWSTSDALIDAASGQALGAWTSFDVDVDLAAAGEQAYAIPSPTLQVGTSPTGPHIDYVTASADALFLLYDAATGAGRIGVDPNAGPNASILFEAFDRGPSDPGSSVETDCTYWTGPPVASCVALTLLLGNADPRVFWFEDGGVFAFPIPGKHSPQSVSVEVIPEPGTAALVGLGLLAFGWRRARHPAR
- a CDS encoding acyl-CoA dehydrogenase family protein, producing MDFSLSEEQQAIGELARQILQDQSTNERQREVEHSDGPRFDAKLWDAVAEAGLLGIAVPEAHGGAGLGFLELSAILEQMGRFTAPIPFYETVVLGALPLAQFGTDTQCQAWLPKLAQGQVKLTAALVADAPTTAARQGDGFTLNGKKLCVPAAAIADLVLVPAEVDGRTTVFLVETQAAGVSLDPLDTTTGSPESVLTLAGVRVGEDAVLGGIGAGDDVIAWLEERATAALCLQSLGLCQASLELTSDYVKTRKQFDQPIAMFQAVGHRAADAYIDTEGIRLTTWQAAWRISAGLDAAKQVAVAKFWCAEGAKRVVHAAAHLHGGVGVDREYPLHRYFLWARQIELTLGGGTPQLRKLGRLLAAEVA
- a CDS encoding acyl-CoA dehydrogenase family protein — translated: MYIGYTEEQEALRKELRAYYEKLLTPEIRDQLHKEHGCGPVHREVVREMAKDGWLGIGWPKEYGGQGRSQIEQFIFFDESMRCTAPVPMLTINTVGPTIAAHGTEEQKDFYLPKILAGEISFCIGYSEPGAGTDLAALTTRAERDGDEYVINGQKLWTSLAGDADYCWLAVRTDPDAAKHAGLSIIIVDMKNTPGIRIDPLDLIGDHDINAVFFDDVRVPAKNIIAGENKGWKLITGQLNHERVTICSSGILERAFEETRAWASQAELAEGGKVIDQEWVQINLARVYAGLEFLRLINWKVAWTASLDTLSPADASTTKVFGTEWYLESLRLLMEITGQRGYLRRGCPEAPALGQLETLYRGLLILTFGGGTNEIQRDLIGLFGLGLPRIPRH